The proteins below come from a single Arthrobacter sp. B1I2 genomic window:
- a CDS encoding glycosyltransferase: MGRRSSEQWARQQEQPDKVAVDVLVPTCNRPAELAVTLAGLAAQSEPAFAVVVSDQSSGRPAWEHPAAAAMVRVLEAQGRPVTLLRHLPRRGLAEHRQFLLDRSTADQCLFLDDDVWLEPGAVERLSRALDELQCGFVGMAPQGLSFLNDRRPEQTATFQAWDGPVAPERIRPDTPGFERWPLHSAANLAHLSAEMSLQPGEWLPYHVAWLGGCVLYRREALNDAGGFRFWTGLPADHAGEDVVAQWQVMERYGGAGILPAGAVHLESPTTVTDRQVEAYDVVLKEEPA; the protein is encoded by the coding sequence GTGGGCAGGAGATCTTCGGAGCAGTGGGCGCGGCAGCAGGAACAGCCGGACAAGGTAGCGGTGGATGTCCTGGTGCCCACGTGCAACCGGCCGGCCGAGCTCGCCGTCACCCTCGCAGGACTTGCCGCACAGTCCGAACCCGCGTTCGCCGTCGTGGTCAGCGACCAATCATCGGGCCGGCCCGCCTGGGAGCACCCCGCTGCCGCAGCGATGGTGCGGGTGCTTGAGGCACAGGGCCGGCCGGTCACGCTGCTCCGGCACCTGCCGCGGCGCGGACTGGCCGAACACCGCCAGTTCCTGCTGGACCGGTCCACGGCGGACCAATGCCTCTTTTTGGACGACGACGTCTGGCTGGAGCCGGGTGCCGTGGAGCGGCTGAGCCGGGCACTGGACGAGCTTCAGTGCGGCTTTGTGGGAATGGCTCCGCAGGGGCTGTCCTTCCTCAATGACCGCAGGCCGGAACAAACGGCCACCTTCCAGGCCTGGGACGGGCCGGTGGCTCCCGAACGCATCCGCCCGGACACCCCGGGATTCGAACGCTGGCCGCTGCACAGTGCCGCCAACCTGGCCCACCTCAGTGCCGAGATGTCGCTGCAGCCCGGCGAATGGCTGCCCTACCACGTGGCATGGCTGGGCGGCTGCGTGCTGTACCGCAGGGAGGCGCTGAACGACGCCGGCGGGTTCCGTTTCTGGACAGGCCTTCCGGCCGACCACGCCGGCGAGGACGTGGTGGCCCAGTGGCAGGTGATGGAACGGTACGGCGGGGCGGGCATCCTGCCCGCCGGCGCGGTCCACCTGGAGTCGCCCACGACCGTGACGGACCGGCAGGTGGAGGCGTACGACGTCGTCCTGAAGGAAGAGCCGGCGTAG
- a CDS encoding SDR family oxidoreductase translates to MSDTDKQTDQPKDPRGGYHSGPFPEQEQKQPGLTAPMDPKPDHGELSYEGHGKLEGKAALITGGDSGIGKAAAIAFAREGADVAISYLPEEEDDAQDTAEWIRKAGRRVLLFPGDGREEEFSTRIVDETVSGFGRLDVLVLNAAYQKNRESLETLPTEEFDRVFRTNLYSLLWSARAAVPHLKAGASIITTASIQAFNPSPGLIDYAMTKAAQVAFTKALAQELGPKGIRVNAVAPGPIWTPLIPATEWPDKLPSFGQDTPLERAGQPAELAAAYVLLASEDGSYISGAVLPVTGGKGL, encoded by the coding sequence ATGAGCGACACGGACAAGCAGACAGACCAGCCGAAAGACCCGCGCGGCGGCTACCACTCGGGCCCGTTCCCGGAACAGGAACAAAAGCAGCCCGGCCTCACGGCGCCCATGGACCCAAAACCGGACCACGGCGAGCTCAGCTACGAGGGCCACGGCAAGCTCGAAGGCAAGGCAGCACTCATCACCGGCGGCGACTCCGGCATCGGCAAGGCTGCGGCCATCGCCTTCGCCCGGGAGGGGGCCGACGTCGCCATCTCCTACCTGCCCGAGGAGGAAGACGACGCGCAGGACACCGCGGAGTGGATCCGGAAGGCGGGCCGCCGCGTGCTCCTGTTTCCCGGCGACGGACGCGAGGAGGAATTCAGCACCCGCATTGTGGACGAGACCGTATCCGGGTTCGGCCGCCTCGATGTCCTGGTGCTGAACGCCGCGTACCAGAAGAACCGCGAGAGCCTTGAAACGCTTCCCACTGAGGAATTTGACCGGGTCTTCCGCACCAACCTTTACTCGCTGCTGTGGTCCGCGCGGGCGGCCGTGCCGCACCTGAAGGCCGGGGCCTCGATCATCACCACGGCCTCAATCCAGGCCTTCAACCCATCGCCCGGGCTGATCGACTACGCCATGACCAAAGCCGCGCAGGTCGCGTTCACCAAAGCCCTGGCGCAGGAACTCGGGCCCAAGGGGATCCGCGTCAACGCTGTGGCTCCCGGCCCCATCTGGACGCCCCTGATCCCTGCCACCGAGTGGCCGGACAAGCTCCCCTCCTTCGGGCAGGACACACCGCTGGAGCGCGCGGGGCAGCCGGCAGAACTTGCCGCGGCGTATGTACTGCTCGCGTCTGAAGACGGATCCTACATTTCCGGCGCAGTCCTGCCGGTCACCGGCGGAAAAGGGCTCTGA
- a CDS encoding DUF6328 family protein: protein MSEVEDYTGRTGRNETREEQLDRNWAELLQELRVLQTGVQILAGFLLTLPFQQRFEKLNDWEVGLYLTNVVIAALTTAFILLPVSVHRRLFRKRLKETLVSSADSITKIALGGIALLSAGTAALVFDVAAGQTAGITAGGALLGVMVVMLVFVPLHLNKRASGRLLPPASEKE, encoded by the coding sequence ATGTCCGAAGTTGAGGATTACACGGGCCGGACGGGACGCAATGAAACCCGTGAGGAGCAGCTTGACCGCAACTGGGCGGAACTCCTGCAGGAGCTGCGCGTGCTCCAGACCGGTGTCCAGATCCTGGCCGGCTTCCTGTTGACGCTGCCGTTCCAGCAGCGGTTCGAGAAGCTGAATGACTGGGAGGTTGGCCTCTACCTCACCAACGTGGTGATCGCCGCCCTGACCACAGCCTTCATCCTCCTCCCGGTCAGCGTGCACCGCCGGCTCTTCCGGAAGCGGCTCAAGGAAACCCTGGTATCCAGCGCCGACAGCATCACCAAGATCGCGCTTGGCGGCATCGCCCTGCTGAGTGCCGGAACGGCCGCCCTGGTGTTCGACGTTGCTGCCGGGCAGACGGCCGGCATCACCGCCGGCGGGGCGCTCCTGGGCGTCATGGTGGTCATGCTGGTGTTCGTGCCGCTTCACCTGAACAAGCGGGCTTCAGGCAGACTCCTGCCGCCCGCATCGGAGAAGGAGTAA
- a CDS encoding DUF6766 family protein yields MRKWAKEHGLLLANAGLFLAFFAGMILSGAASYSDDQQAHGEPAVSVLQFLGTGAFVEATFENWESEFLQMAMYVVLTVFLFQKGSSESKPVGRKAPQDEDPREANISKATPWPIRRGGVVLKFYEHSLSIMFFVLFLASFILHAAGGVDEYNQDQQSHGQPAITFLQYLGTSRFWFESFQNWQSEFLAVAVLVGASVYLREKGSPESKPVAEPHYETGA; encoded by the coding sequence ATGCGTAAATGGGCAAAAGAGCACGGACTGCTGCTGGCCAACGCGGGCCTCTTCCTGGCGTTTTTCGCCGGCATGATCCTCTCAGGCGCCGCGTCCTACAGCGACGATCAGCAGGCGCACGGGGAACCTGCGGTCTCGGTCCTGCAGTTCCTGGGCACCGGCGCCTTCGTCGAGGCCACCTTTGAGAACTGGGAATCGGAATTCCTGCAGATGGCCATGTATGTGGTCCTGACGGTGTTCCTTTTCCAGAAGGGCTCTTCCGAATCCAAGCCGGTGGGCAGGAAAGCACCGCAGGACGAAGACCCACGCGAAGCCAACATCAGCAAGGCCACGCCGTGGCCGATCCGGCGCGGCGGCGTGGTGCTCAAGTTCTACGAGCACTCCCTGTCGATCATGTTCTTCGTGTTGTTCCTCGCCTCATTTATCCTGCACGCCGCCGGTGGCGTGGATGAGTACAACCAGGACCAGCAGAGCCATGGCCAGCCCGCCATCACGTTCCTGCAGTACCTGGGCACCAGCCGGTTCTGGTTCGAGTCCTTCCAGAACTGGCAAAGCGAGTTCCTGGCCGTCGCCGTCCTGGTGGGCGCGTCGGTCTACCTCCGGGAAAAGGGGTCCCCGGAATCGAAGCCCGTTGCAGAACCCCACTACGAGACCGGGGCCTGA
- a CDS encoding LuxR family transcriptional regulator yields MRTFVRTTLLALLLLAAPALPAGAATATAAPAAAVQAAPAAAVQAGPAAAVPAHVASGSFGVALPAGTSPTPSPGDTASTGPANPGTGESAQNESTRLNYFPWVIAGVAILLVIAILIIRRRRNTTIVG; encoded by the coding sequence ATGAGAACTTTCGTGCGAACCACCCTGCTGGCCCTGCTGCTCCTGGCCGCCCCGGCCCTTCCCGCCGGCGCGGCAACGGCCACGGCCGCACCTGCCGCCGCCGTCCAGGCCGCACCTGCCGCCGCCGTCCAGGCCGGCCCGGCCGCGGCGGTCCCGGCACACGTGGCCTCGGGATCCTTCGGAGTGGCGTTGCCGGCAGGCACTTCTCCCACGCCGTCACCCGGGGATACAGCGTCCACCGGCCCGGCCAACCCCGGCACGGGTGAATCGGCCCAGAATGAGTCCACGCGCCTGAACTACTTCCCGTGGGTGATAGCTGGAGTCGCGATCCTGCTGGTGATTGCGATCCTGATCATCCGGCGCCGCCGCAACACCACGATCGTGGGCTAG
- a CDS encoding glycerate kinase, which yields MRILIAPDKFKGSLTAAEAAAAIAEGALRVYPDAVATQFPIADGGEGTLEAAVAAGYEERLNAVVGPILAPLGAAWAIHKAGGGKATAVIETAQASGLADMEPTPANALRAHSYGCGQLIAAALDAGATEIVLGLGGSAMTDGGSGALRALGLKPLDSAGNVVPLGGGSLADVVALDTSGLDPRLSTATFRIAVDVRNPLYGPSGAAHVFAPQKGADQESVEMLDAGLRNWASILREATGRDVNVPGAGAAGGFPASFLAFTNATLEGGFALVAGLTGLAGQLDQADLVITGEGSMDSQSLTGKAPIALADAARERGIPVIVVAGRILVTPEDLAGHGVVAAAQLLDVASGPDDAVANAGKYLAWATSQVLEGA from the coding sequence ATGCGCATTCTTATCGCTCCGGACAAGTTCAAGGGGTCCCTTACCGCGGCTGAGGCCGCCGCCGCCATCGCGGAAGGCGCTTTGCGGGTATACCCGGACGCCGTTGCCACCCAGTTCCCCATTGCCGACGGCGGGGAGGGCACCCTTGAGGCAGCCGTGGCGGCAGGCTACGAAGAGCGGCTGAACGCCGTGGTGGGGCCCATCCTCGCCCCGCTCGGCGCCGCCTGGGCAATCCACAAGGCCGGCGGCGGCAAGGCCACCGCCGTGATCGAAACGGCCCAGGCCTCCGGCCTCGCTGACATGGAACCAACTCCCGCCAACGCCTTGCGCGCCCACAGCTACGGATGCGGCCAGCTCATCGCGGCCGCCCTGGACGCGGGCGCCACCGAGATTGTTCTGGGCCTGGGCGGTTCGGCCATGACCGACGGCGGCAGCGGCGCACTGCGCGCCCTGGGCCTGAAGCCCCTGGATTCCGCCGGGAACGTGGTTCCCCTGGGCGGCGGTTCGCTGGCTGACGTCGTCGCCCTGGACACGAGCGGGCTTGACCCCCGGTTGTCCACAGCCACATTCCGCATCGCCGTCGATGTCCGCAACCCGCTGTACGGGCCGTCCGGCGCCGCCCACGTTTTCGCACCCCAAAAGGGTGCTGACCAGGAGAGCGTTGAAATGCTCGACGCCGGGCTGCGCAACTGGGCCTCAATCCTGCGGGAAGCAACGGGCCGGGACGTGAACGTCCCCGGCGCCGGCGCCGCCGGCGGCTTCCCGGCGTCGTTCCTTGCCTTCACCAACGCAACGCTGGAAGGCGGCTTCGCCCTGGTGGCGGGGCTTACCGGCCTGGCCGGGCAACTTGACCAGGCGGACCTGGTGATCACCGGTGAAGGATCGATGGATTCGCAATCACTCACCGGCAAGGCGCCGATCGCGCTCGCGGATGCCGCCCGGGAACGCGGAATCCCCGTCATCGTGGTGGCCGGACGGATTTTGGTGACCCCGGAAGATCTCGCCGGGCACGGCGTGGTTGCCGCGGCGCAGCTGCTGGATGTCGCATCGGGCCCTGATGACGCCGTGGCGAACGCCGGCAAGTACCTGGCCTGGGCAACAAGCCAGGTACTTGAGGGAGCCTAG
- a CDS encoding SDR family oxidoreductase gives MPETSNFTPTTAIVTASDSGIGKATAVALARAGMDIGVTWHTDKAGAEGTAEEIRGLGRKAVVRQLDTTELQAAAGVIDELAEELGGLDVFVNNAGTGASTRFLDMGIDDWMQILDTNLNGAFVCLQAAARRMVKAGSGGRLVAVSSVHEFQPRVGSSAYDASKHGLGGLMKTLALELGQYGITANTVAPGEIATPMTGQEDQDPTTTERPGVPLGRPGHAREIADVIAFLASPASSYVTGAAWVVDGGMLQMGPQAGSHITSNDWREA, from the coding sequence ATGCCGGAAACCAGCAACTTCACGCCCACCACTGCCATCGTCACCGCCTCCGACTCAGGGATCGGCAAGGCCACCGCCGTGGCGCTCGCCCGAGCCGGGATGGACATTGGCGTCACCTGGCATACGGACAAGGCGGGCGCCGAGGGAACCGCCGAAGAGATCCGCGGCCTGGGCCGAAAGGCTGTGGTCCGGCAGTTGGACACCACCGAACTCCAGGCTGCTGCGGGTGTCATCGACGAGCTTGCCGAGGAGCTGGGCGGGCTGGACGTCTTCGTGAACAATGCGGGCACTGGGGCAAGTACCAGGTTCCTGGACATGGGCATCGATGACTGGATGCAGATCCTGGATACGAACCTCAACGGCGCGTTCGTCTGCCTGCAGGCAGCGGCAAGGCGCATGGTCAAGGCCGGCAGCGGTGGCCGGCTGGTGGCGGTGTCCAGCGTGCACGAGTTCCAGCCCCGCGTCGGCTCGTCCGCGTACGACGCGTCCAAGCACGGCCTGGGCGGGCTCATGAAGACGCTGGCGTTGGAGCTGGGCCAGTATGGCATCACCGCCAATACGGTGGCCCCCGGCGAGATCGCCACGCCCATGACGGGGCAGGAGGACCAGGATCCCACGACGACGGAGCGGCCCGGGGTGCCGCTCGGCCGGCCAGGGCATGCACGGGAGATAGCGGACGTCATTGCGTTCCTCGCCTCGCCCGCGTCCAGCTACGTGACCGGTGCGGCCTGGGTGGTTGACGGCGGCATGCTCCAGATGGGTCCGCAGGCGGGATCGCACATCACCAGCAACGACTGGCGCGAGGCATAG
- a CDS encoding class I SAM-dependent methyltransferase, whose product MIPKLVRLSRSAPKDRHQAWDRYWAGISATGPGGEVLWDSGSNHEFQGYQDSLLRYLDPALPVVDTGCGHGSFTRALAGIFPRVIGVDVSQHAVARARAESAETGNTAFEARDMTADGAGAALAESLHLDGDGANVFIRGVLHVLDQAHQAALVENLRILVGRRGTVFMAETNFQGNPVDYVTHLGATTRGIPAPLELAIRGLPMPGHFGPEERERAFPASDWELLEDGHVAIETNPVTGVPGQDRVPGYFAVVRPRR is encoded by the coding sequence ATGATCCCCAAGCTCGTCAGGCTGTCGCGGAGCGCCCCAAAGGACCGGCACCAGGCGTGGGACCGGTACTGGGCAGGCATCAGCGCCACCGGCCCGGGCGGCGAGGTCCTGTGGGATTCGGGCAGTAACCATGAGTTCCAGGGATACCAGGACAGCCTCCTGCGTTACCTGGACCCGGCGCTTCCAGTGGTGGACACCGGCTGCGGGCACGGCAGCTTTACCCGCGCGCTCGCCGGGATCTTCCCCAGGGTCATCGGCGTGGACGTCTCCCAGCATGCAGTTGCCAGGGCGCGGGCGGAGTCCGCAGAAACCGGCAACACGGCATTTGAAGCACGCGACATGACGGCGGACGGCGCCGGTGCAGCCCTGGCAGAGTCCTTGCACCTGGACGGGGACGGCGCCAACGTCTTCATCCGCGGCGTACTGCATGTCCTCGACCAGGCCCATCAAGCGGCGCTGGTCGAAAACCTGCGGATCCTGGTGGGCCGCCGCGGCACGGTGTTCATGGCGGAAACCAACTTCCAGGGGAACCCGGTGGATTATGTGACCCACCTCGGGGCAACCACCCGCGGCATCCCGGCGCCGTTGGAACTGGCCATCCGCGGGCTTCCCATGCCCGGGCACTTCGGGCCCGAAGAGCGCGAACGTGCGTTCCCGGCGTCGGACTGGGAACTCCTTGAGGACGGCCACGTGGCCATCGAAACCAATCCCGTGACAGGGGTGCCTGGCCAGGACCGGGTGCCCGGGTATTTCGCTGTGGTCCGTCCGCGGCGATAG
- a CDS encoding ATP-binding protein yields the protein MYSTGREGSTVTAVPSDVRLSRTAVVADPDAGRLALNAKALRDAGYTVLEATDAAGLAALLEAGEPSIIVADAVLSAVRSTAPVLVMVDLDNPGETAAANPPGVHDCITKPPAPKELVHRVSALIDQVSRRRASRQEAEGLREQLREVSAAVRATNDPQEIANHVVSGFGRTFKADHVVLATFEDHRVPVITASWHRRGLAELPAGALPREDEARATADALWAGTESLSADGNEAVARSEAKAAPAVAGAASTLAVPIGEGNSSLGIIWIAMMDRPRTWSSAELGLIQHVAGNAAYGLIQSHLISSQQQVVKQLRELDKAKTDFLATVNHELRTPLTSIMAYLDMIQESTEHPVSKEVHQMLDIVVRNTGRLRTLIEDMLSVSRGGLDNMAMQLAPVRLGQTLDLVAAALRPLATLQNVTIDVGPVPEDPEILADEVQLQQVFTNLVSNAIKFTPSGGRIEVGSESHAAADGSQWATVRIADTGIGISSDEINHVFTRFYRASNAMNGAIPGTGLGLAISKDIVDRHGGRIDVASTLGAGTTVTVSLPLGTDHAQAN from the coding sequence ATGTACTCAACTGGGAGGGAAGGGAGCACCGTGACGGCTGTCCCGAGTGACGTGCGCCTGTCCCGCACCGCCGTTGTCGCCGATCCCGACGCCGGCCGGTTGGCCCTTAACGCAAAGGCACTGCGCGACGCCGGGTACACCGTCCTCGAAGCCACAGACGCCGCCGGCCTTGCCGCCTTGCTGGAGGCCGGCGAACCTTCCATCATCGTGGCCGACGCCGTCCTGTCCGCTGTCCGGTCCACGGCCCCGGTCCTGGTCATGGTGGACCTGGACAACCCCGGGGAGACAGCAGCCGCCAATCCGCCAGGCGTCCACGACTGCATCACCAAGCCGCCGGCACCCAAAGAGCTGGTCCACCGCGTGTCGGCCCTCATTGATCAGGTGTCCCGGCGCCGTGCCTCCCGACAGGAAGCCGAAGGACTCCGGGAGCAGTTGCGTGAGGTCTCAGCCGCCGTGCGCGCCACCAACGATCCCCAGGAGATCGCAAACCACGTTGTCTCCGGGTTCGGCCGGACCTTCAAGGCCGACCACGTTGTCCTGGCAACCTTCGAGGACCACCGGGTTCCCGTCATCACGGCCAGCTGGCACAGGCGGGGTCTGGCGGAGCTGCCTGCGGGCGCCCTTCCGCGCGAGGACGAGGCCCGCGCCACAGCGGACGCCCTGTGGGCCGGGACGGAGTCGCTCTCCGCCGACGGAAATGAAGCCGTCGCCCGCAGCGAAGCGAAAGCGGCCCCCGCCGTCGCTGGAGCAGCCTCCACACTGGCGGTACCCATCGGTGAGGGGAATTCCTCCCTGGGAATCATCTGGATCGCCATGATGGACCGGCCCCGGACCTGGTCCAGCGCTGAACTGGGGCTGATCCAGCACGTGGCTGGCAACGCCGCCTACGGCCTTATCCAAAGCCACCTGATCAGCAGCCAGCAGCAGGTGGTGAAGCAGCTGCGCGAACTCGACAAGGCGAAGACGGACTTCCTGGCAACGGTGAACCACGAGCTCCGCACACCGCTGACCTCGATCATGGCGTACCTCGACATGATCCAGGAAAGCACCGAGCATCCGGTGTCCAAGGAGGTCCACCAGATGCTGGACATCGTGGTCCGCAACACCGGACGGCTGCGCACGCTCATCGAGGACATGCTCAGCGTCTCGCGCGGTGGACTGGATAACATGGCGATGCAGCTGGCACCCGTACGGCTGGGACAGACCCTGGACCTGGTGGCCGCGGCGCTCCGCCCGCTGGCCACGCTGCAAAACGTCACCATCGACGTCGGCCCGGTTCCGGAGGATCCGGAAATCCTCGCCGATGAGGTGCAGCTGCAGCAGGTCTTCACCAACCTCGTTTCCAACGCCATCAAGTTCACGCCCAGCGGCGGACGGATCGAGGTGGGAAGCGAATCCCACGCCGCGGCTGACGGCTCCCAGTGGGCCACCGTGCGTATCGCCGATACCGGCATCGGCATTTCAAGCGACGAAATCAACCACGTGTTCACCAGGTTCTACCGGGCCTCCAACGCCATGAACGGCGCAATCCCGGGAACAGGGCTGGGCCTTGCCATTTCCAAGGACATCGTGGACCGCCACGGCGGCCGGATCGACGTCGCCTCCACCCTGGGCGCGGGGACCACCGTCACCGTCAGCCTTCCCCTCGGCACCGACCACGCCCAGGCCAACTAG
- a CDS encoding putative bifunctional diguanylate cyclase/phosphodiesterase, whose protein sequence is MFADDDPRLSQLLEGIVRLASGDLSSRIEVSPARDELDAIIMGTNLLAEDLQIIYEELEQRVQVRTQLLHEAHLEMQKMAMQDPLTGLANRSALIDALRTALEARGAEGQPAEDGPAILLMDLDAFKSINDSLGHTAGDKVLVTVGERLRTAVRVSDVVARLGGDEFAIVMPSASAEQAAIVAHRILAALTEPIELPGRSVRCGASLGLSVGSEGQSPEDMLMEADVAMYASKAEGQNKLHRFEPALLLMRRLRSQLVDDLRDAIKDDALTLHYQPVVELGTGRIEGVEALVRWNHPSRGFIMPDEFIPLAEEAGLISELGLWVLSTAVRQLRAWIDACLVDETFSVRINISATDLQSLQFIEDVRNVLQENGVKPAQVVLELTEVAIVKGNELDRYSLGGLRGLGVGIEIDDFGTGYSSISYLRRLPVDRVKVDRSLVTGLGTDPSQPALVAAVLQLVRACGLEAVWEGVETAEQAEILRGLGCRSAQGYYFSRPVPPDLIPELLADQQESANQ, encoded by the coding sequence ATGTTTGCCGACGACGATCCCAGACTCTCCCAGTTGCTGGAAGGCATTGTCCGGCTTGCGTCCGGCGACCTCAGCTCCCGGATCGAGGTTTCACCTGCCCGGGATGAACTCGACGCCATCATCATGGGCACCAATCTGTTGGCCGAGGACCTGCAGATTATCTACGAAGAGCTTGAGCAGCGGGTCCAGGTCCGGACGCAGCTGCTGCACGAGGCACACCTCGAGATGCAGAAGATGGCCATGCAGGACCCGCTGACGGGCCTGGCCAACCGGTCGGCCCTGATCGATGCCCTTCGCACCGCACTGGAAGCCCGCGGCGCGGAGGGCCAACCGGCGGAGGACGGCCCCGCCATCCTGCTGATGGACCTGGACGCGTTCAAGTCCATTAATGACAGCTTGGGGCACACGGCGGGTGACAAGGTCCTGGTGACCGTGGGCGAAAGGCTCCGGACCGCCGTTCGCGTGTCCGACGTCGTAGCCCGGCTGGGCGGTGACGAATTCGCGATCGTCATGCCGTCGGCTTCGGCTGAGCAGGCTGCCATTGTGGCCCACCGCATCCTGGCTGCGCTCACCGAGCCCATCGAACTCCCGGGCCGCAGCGTCCGTTGCGGCGCCAGCTTAGGGCTCAGCGTGGGCAGCGAAGGCCAGAGCCCGGAGGACATGCTGATGGAGGCCGACGTGGCCATGTATGCCTCCAAGGCCGAAGGGCAGAACAAGCTGCACCGGTTCGAGCCGGCCCTGCTGCTGATGCGGCGCCTCCGCAGCCAGCTGGTGGATGACCTGCGGGACGCAATCAAGGATGACGCGCTGACGCTGCATTACCAGCCGGTGGTTGAGCTGGGCACCGGACGGATCGAAGGCGTGGAGGCGCTGGTCCGCTGGAACCATCCCAGCCGCGGCTTCATCATGCCAGACGAATTCATTCCCCTTGCCGAGGAGGCGGGGCTGATCTCGGAACTGGGCCTGTGGGTGCTCAGCACAGCCGTACGGCAGCTGCGGGCCTGGATCGATGCATGCCTGGTGGACGAGACGTTCTCCGTGCGCATCAACATTTCCGCCACAGACCTGCAAAGCCTGCAGTTCATCGAGGACGTGCGGAACGTGCTCCAGGAGAACGGGGTCAAACCCGCACAGGTTGTCCTGGAATTGACGGAAGTAGCCATCGTCAAAGGCAATGAGCTGGACCGGTATTCGCTGGGCGGACTCCGCGGCCTGGGCGTGGGCATCGAAATTGATGATTTTGGCACGGGCTACTCCTCCATCAGCTACCTCCGCCGGCTTCCCGTGGACCGGGTCAAGGTGGACAGGTCGCTGGTTACCGGGCTGGGGACCGACCCAAGCCAGCCAGCCCTGGTGGCCGCGGTGCTGCAGCTGGTGCGGGCGTGCGGCCTGGAAGCCGTGTGGGAGGGCGTTGAGACGGCAGAGCAGGCGGAGATCCTGCGCGGGCTGGGCTGCCGCAGCGCCCAGGGCTACTACTTCAGCCGGCCCGTCCCGCCTGACCTGATTCCGGAACTGCTGGCTGACCAGCAGGAAAGCGCTAACCAATAG
- a CDS encoding EAL domain-containing protein — MSVRVQAWGIIAAVLADTDPAGAAVRQRLSNSLDENPGVPERALLEYLLETRGSDANTGEKLETAREMRLTPPVLPPQFAEQLDAIRSTSRISALLENQMLMTAFQPIYGLEGKNVVGAEALSRFVSDDGAAAELWFAEAAAVGLGANLEFSALGSAAAAASSLPENLYVSLNISPTSCLDPRLPELFDRIELPVDRVVLELTEDIPEEEYLQLISAINPLREKGLRIAVDDTHTGAGALSRMLHLRPDFLKVGRNVIGDVDKDGLQRALAACLVDFTDQTGITMVAEGIETVGELKVLTELGISAGQGYLLGRPSVRPRDWANWNTRLDVDGLERHLAGPAEPGVLRQGKESS; from the coding sequence ATGTCGGTTCGTGTACAGGCATGGGGAATCATTGCCGCCGTGCTGGCGGATACGGATCCTGCGGGAGCCGCCGTCCGGCAACGGCTGAGCAACAGCCTCGACGAGAATCCCGGCGTGCCCGAGCGCGCTTTGCTGGAATATCTCCTCGAGACCCGGGGCAGCGACGCCAACACGGGGGAAAAGCTGGAAACGGCCCGGGAAATGCGTCTCACCCCGCCCGTGCTGCCGCCGCAGTTCGCCGAGCAGCTGGACGCCATCCGCAGCACCTCGAGGATCAGCGCGCTGCTTGAAAACCAGATGCTGATGACCGCCTTCCAGCCCATCTACGGATTGGAAGGCAAGAACGTGGTGGGGGCGGAAGCCCTCTCCCGCTTCGTCAGCGACGACGGCGCAGCCGCGGAGCTGTGGTTTGCCGAGGCGGCAGCCGTGGGCCTTGGCGCCAATCTTGAATTCTCGGCTTTGGGATCCGCAGCCGCGGCAGCCTCCAGCCTGCCGGAAAACCTTTATGTGTCCCTGAACATTTCGCCCACGTCCTGCCTGGACCCGCGGCTGCCGGAACTCTTCGACCGCATTGAACTCCCTGTCGACCGCGTGGTGCTCGAATTGACCGAGGACATTCCGGAAGAGGAATATCTGCAGTTAATTTCCGCGATTAATCCGCTGCGGGAAAAAGGCCTGCGGATCGCCGTCGACGATACCCACACCGGTGCCGGCGCACTCAGCCGTATGCTTCACCTGCGTCCCGATTTCCTGAAGGTGGGCCGCAACGTGATCGGCGACGTCGACAAGGACGGCCTCCAGCGCGCGCTGGCCGCCTGCCTGGTGGACTTCACCGATCAGACCGGCATCACCATGGTGGCTGAGGGCATCGAAACGGTGGGCGAACTCAAGGTCCTGACCGAGCTTGGCATCAGCGCCGGCCAGGGTTACCTGCTGGGACGGCCGTCCGTGCGGCCCAGGGACTGGGCCAACTGGAACACGCGCCTGGACGTGGACGGCCTGGAGCGCCACCTGGCGGGCCCGGCCGAGCCCGGGGTGCTTCGCCAGGGCAAAGAGTCATCCTGA
- a CDS encoding DUF6480 family protein codes for MSTYHPENDPANPDRPGKDDVGAAQPHLAEQRSRESAGSANPDPAEDNVTGLEPGGGVPPGETPPAEDQMSRDQGHSE; via the coding sequence ATGAGCACTTACCATCCGGAAAACGACCCCGCGAATCCTGACCGTCCGGGTAAGGACGACGTTGGCGCTGCCCAACCCCACCTGGCGGAGCAGCGGAGCAGGGAGTCCGCCGGTTCCGCGAACCCCGACCCGGCGGAGGACAATGTCACCGGCCTGGAGCCGGGCGGGGGAGTGCCTCCCGGAGAGACGCCGCCGGCTGAGGACCAGATGAGCCGGGACCAGGGCCACTCCGAATAG